The segment ctgccatagccctttttcagcccttgtgctgcccttatcacccaatcactcgtttgagtattgggttggcttctacgccccttagtaccctttttgcagggctttttcctactttttcttgtttccttttgtgtcttgactcttcacgtttgttttggttctgtgttacattttcttggtctgtttttttgttgggtcttattggtgtcattacctgttgggtttatacttttttgctttgttgtccatattaaccatgtccagctttgaggtgtttaaagctcaggctgtagccttggggctggagggtgaggatctcggtcggagaagagaagcgtctcctcgccgagagagaggaaaagcgtctcctcgccgagagagaggaaaagcgtctcctcgccgagagagaggtaaagcgtctcctcgccgagagagaggaaaagcgtctcctcgccgagagagaggaaaagcgtctcctcgccgagagagaggaaaagcgtctcctcgccgagagagaggaaaagcgtctcctcgccgagagaggaaaagcgtctcctcgccgagagagaggaaaagcgtctcctcgccgagagagaggacaagcgtctcctcgccgagagagagagaggaaaagcgtctcctcgccgagagagaggaaaagcgtctcctcgccgagagagagaagcgtctcctcgccgagagaggaaaagcgtctcctcgccgagagagaggaaaagcgtctcctcgccgagagaggaaaagcgtctcctcgccgagagagaggaaaagcgtctcctcgccgagagagaggaaaagcgtctcctggccgagagagaggaaaagcgtctccttgccgagagagaggaaaagcgtctcctcgccgagagagcggacaagcgtctcctcgccgagagagacgaaacgcgtctccttgccgagagagaggaaaagcgtctcctcgccgagagagaggaaaagcgtctcctcgccgagagagaggaaaagcgtctcctcgccgagagagaggaaaagcgtctccttgccgagagagaggaaaagcgtctccttgccgagagaggaaaagcgtctccttgccgagagaggaaaagcgtctccttgccgagagagaggaaaagcgtctccttgccgagagagaggaaaagcgtctccttgccgagagagaggaaaagcgtctccttgccgagagagagtaaaagcgtctccttgccgagagagaggaatagcgtctccttgccgagagagaggaaaagcgtctccttgccgagagagaggaaaagcgtctccttgccgagagagaggaaaagcgtctccttgccgagagagaggaaaagcgtctcctgcccgagagagaggaaaatcgtctccttgccgagagagaggaaaagcgtctcctcgccgagagagaggaaaagcgtctcctcgccgagagagaggaaaagcgtctccttgccgagagagaggaaaagcgtctccttgccgagagagaggaaaagcgtctccttgccgagagaggaaaagcgtctcctggccgagagagaggaaaagcgtctccttgccgagagagaggaaaagcgtctccttgccgagagagaggaaaagcgtctccttgccgagagagaggaaaagcgtctccttgccgagagagaggaaaagcgtctccttgccgagagaggacagcgtctccttgccgagagaggaaaagcgtctccttgccgagagagaggaaaagcgtctcctcgccgagagagaggaaaagcgtctccttgccgagagagaggaaaagcgtctccttgccgagagaggaaaagcgtctcctggccgagagggagacagaagagcgggctgctgagagagagtttcaacttgccaagatgcaagtggaaaaaaaaaaatagaactcgcccgtgtcgtcgcccatgggaaaacggcttctccttcctgcgagaacgtgagaggaccgaaattgcccacctaccaagagggagaggacatcaacaactacctcaTCGTTTAGAAAGGGTGGCTGAACTATTCCGGATCGACAAGGatagctacgctgcgaggttgggttgtctcctcacgggtaaggccactgaactgtATTCTTCCCTGTCAGCTGATATAATCGAAGATTACGTTCTTttgaagaaagctctcctcacggGCTTTAGTAAAACGGCGGAAAACTACCGTCAAGACTTCAGTCACGCCAGGATAAGAGTTGGGATaaactaccagcagttctccatccatctgactcggttgttccaggcgtggttggaagcctctgatgtccccTGCACTTACgaagagctccgggagtttatgctcctggatcagtttctaactaatctcaccccagatttgaggatcttcatcaaggagtgccggccgaaacatcttcccgacgcagtgagacttgccgacgactggtcgtctgcccgcaatgcctaccctaaagcttcatttcctaattcccgagacccctctaaggctgcttcgcccacgaaatcttcagaatcctctccgggagcctcctccaagacctctgcccagcccagtacagtaaccctgaggtgtcaccaatgcggggaggaaggccatctacgtccgcgctgcccgaagaatccccgcgccttcaaagatgtcgaacctgctaaaccatcatatcaggtaggcttttgccttagtgacaaaagtgtcccgaagttttctgtttcgggcactattaacgggtcttggagctccaacatcatcagggatactggctgttcctgtgtgatcgtctctgaagacttgCTACCTGATAtagatgttgagagttgtccaaaggtctcccttgctgactatctaggacgagtggacaagtttcccgtggtgaggtgccacttaagctgtccctacttcaccggttggactgaAGTGGTACGAGGTCCTAttaagtttgttggggccctcatcggaaacgtgcctggggtaagggatccccatgaccctgactcttctcaatctccatctgattcttccagAACATCCTCACCTTCAAAGTTGCCGCGAGGGACTTCTACTCCTCGTGTTCCGACATCCCCGGCACCCCCTGACCCCCGGATCCCCGGACGCCATTACCACtcgtgctggtaggttgaagaggcttcatccgcttgtccttccggaacctctacctccttcagtaacccctcaagacttctcccagcttcaagcctcctgtgcctccttagcagcaatacggcagaaagcctcatcaggacacgtcgacaaagcaaggaacggatcctccttccagtacctgtatcgcaacggacatctctacaggaagtgcctcacctccccGCTTTCCAATAAGGTAGGCCAGGTATAGGAGCAGACATCCGTACTTACTGTCTttcctgtgataagtgccaacggatgtcggggagaggtcgtgtacgtcctatctccctccaacccttacctGTCGTTACAGAACTACTTCCCCAAAttgccatcgacctcgttggacccttgtctccaccagctacggaagaacctcttgtcagccccattcccgtagtggaggagccatcacctgacgccagctccacagaacttcccatcgatgaaccacttatggacgaccgggacgtattctccaccccgcctggctgtacttcagcgattcagcaggacatcgtccgggtgttgagatAGGCCTTGGGTCTACCGGACTACGGGTACCGTGTCGTCCATATGGCCGGGAAGGATAATGTGGTGGccgatttattgagtagacttcctgcataagtcactcctgtttcctcgtcagtctcctccctgttttagtttattggcttatgttcttttttctttccacttggtagttgtttgtggaatctacctggactagattcttgtatgggggcctgtgtgagggcaactaccaacttagcgggcgaacgaccggggcactcctgccgcccgcccgcatcttgccgttcgaagcggttcaactaccgaggcgcagcgaatcacctgcttcactcccgctgctcgttcgcctgacgccgttcgacgcctcggtcgattgaaccaccgaggcttctcaatccGCTATAGGAGGCAACTtggccgccagcgccttcctcgtcatacagcggcctcgcctcgccctgaacacttgcttCTACTAAAGCTCCACCCTGCTCTCACtgggctaactcagataccgtgggctcgttctgggtgccttacctctccctccacgccctggactcccgttactgctgtgaacctgactcCCCTTTTCCGCCTGCGCCTCctacgtctacaccacttcaaggacgaagctgtgctgcctcgtcattgccactggacgagacgctcagaggaggaagaagccgagcaacgggtcattgctgtgtccggcgtgctgaagccttcttgttggagacttcagattgtgaggcctgttttggggttttctactgtacttgaagtaaactggtgtctaaccatttatcttgttgtttgttatcccttccgattacagcacccaacactggatcCTTGACACtaacctttccccctctctacttccgggtaaataaaactaccatatTCAGTAATTAATCCGTACCACAATCAATTAATTTGCAAAACTGtgtaacgaaatgaaacattagttatgaaagcatataagagctttttcattatatcctgaacacaagttattcgTGGTCATACTTATATATCATTATGACcgttaaaattcaggtgttcaagtgtctcaagacagagggaaagcggcgggtggcagggtggtggccaccgatagtggctcgtgtgcacgctgccatttgaaacaacggtatctatcgctggccacagtggcgtggtcggaaaatggctccgcccgccacaactcgccactgttttgtggcgaccacaaaaaaagtgtcccgtgtgcatgcacccatagagatatgtgtgttctattttgaccattattttgtggcggccactgaccactaaaaggtGGCTCGTTGATAATAGATCTATatgaaataaataggaaaatatgtacttttcataactcaaagcatcaattcttttattttatttttcgtctagtatgcaaaaacaagtcgtaaattcccttagttcagcccaggagatcgcaatgtcttgggtctatctgccgattgtaagctccgcccacagacgcagtaagctccgcccactggcttcactcgcctgtatggggacggcgcgggagggcgcctcctgttataatacctccatggttatgacaaacaatgctggaaagcAAGAAAGGGGTATCATAAGGCAAGGCATATATATCATTTGcacaggaataggaataggaatgactgaggaaagcagaaaatacaaaacaaatcttagaagtataaaaaaaaaccaagaagacaaacataattaaagtacttaggaaatgcaaaagtgatgaccctgaagaatactggaaaatccttaatggtcagaaaaagagccatcagatccccattacattaaatgaatttccgagcatttcagacagttagcgagtgatgacaacattgataataatgaagtaaatattctaaatgatcatgatgatatggataatgaacgctcaccattacttaatgaccctataaccaacgaagtggttgctagaaatatttaaaaaaaaacaataaatccccagcatatgacatgatattaaatgaatacattaaaagtactcagcatattttgcccccctatatgttaagctgtttaataagattcTTGATgctgccatctgagtggctggttgggacaatagtgccactttataagaataagggtgacgctcaggatgttaataactaccggggatcactttgcttagttgtatggggaagctgcttacgAGAGACTCAATGAGTACTCAAAcactaagtttattattaataaaacacaagcaggttttaggcatgagtactctacactggatcatatatttttgcttaaatgcataattgatttgttcagctggaggtaaaggaagcttttttgtctgtttgtggactacaagaaagcttttgatatggtgtggcgtgaaggtttgtggtacaagttggtgaaggaaaaggtgcatgggaaaatatgtaatgtaatcagaaacatgtatgacaacatcatgtaaacatgtaaatattactcctaaatatctatccgtttccacttcttctccctctatctgtataaaccctcttagactaggcaacctcatgaacgaacgatgacgcacatagcttgtgcggctgccgagggcagtcatcatttcgtctcgatagagttcgcatcacacgctccgtgtaaaccacaaaaccagtaaaaggacaatttaagcaaagactttaactccaaacctgctaaacttatattggtggcagcgtcacgttagaaggacgtggatcagctatgcttcaaatgcgtcttgctggtataagtgatgaatgtgaggctatctgtatgagtgagagcttgaagatgacagccatgactatggaggatgcactttgcaaagtagataaaaatggtcaaaccttcctaataatgcacaactcctccccatacgtacgcaagttccgtcaagggacatgcgtcgttgactttgaagttctacctgaacacataggtagcgtacaggaatcagagatcatctccccctctgagatcttgcggagtgatcatcataaacaaaCCGTAAATGATTATCTAGCTACTCATCTCGAAGATCTGgcttttccagaagcaagggagaaattgcacaacctactagagacataccactccattgtcagtctgccggatgatcctattggatccacaaatgttttaacacatacaataccggttgatcccaataccaaccccatctatgtgcctgcatacagaacaccacactctcaaagagctatcctagatactgcagttaaagacatgttagcatcaggtatcatagaacacactacttctccctggaactttcccattttccttgtgaagaagaaaaacggccaatttcggccagttgtagactacaggaaactaaatgctgtttcgcaccctcaaagataccccttacctcacttgcagGATATTTTATGCAGCATGGGCATAAACAACAAGGTTTTCACGACCTTAGATTTAGCAAGTGGCTATTAGCAGGTAGACCTCGATGAGCATAGTAAACCGCttacagccttctctaccccttcgggtcactggcagtttcgtaaactcccctttggagttagtggtgcgccactaacgttccaaaggctagtcaacaaagtcttgcatggcctccttggcaaacaggttttcgcctttatagatgacatcatcatagtgtcacaggatgtcgactcacacattaccttactacaagaagtatttaatcgcctttaccaggcaggtctaactctgcgtttcccaaaatgtcattttttgcgtccaagcatcacatacttaggccatgtactagatcagaatggtgtacatacgactcctgacaaagtcaaggctatttttaactatcctgtgccaacagacgtgaaatctgtccgctccttcctaggactgtccgggtactatcgatcctttatcaaggactattcacgcattgcaagacccctcactcaacttttgcgcaaagactccacatttacatggggggcggaacatcaggaagcttttgattaccttagaacaacactaacatccccgcctgtcctggcctacccagaccacacaaaagactttttcctgtacacagacgcttgtggcacgggcctaggagccgctctcatgcaatatgatgttagaaataaattacaacctctagcatatgcaagtcgcacgctcaacaaagcagaatcaaactacagtactacccaccttgaggcccttgcggtcgtgtgggcattacgtcattttcgtgacatcatttatggctacaatatccatgtcagaaccgaccacgcagccgtggtggaattattcaatactaaaaccctcacgggaaattggcccgatggagcctcattgtccaagactttaatccctcatttgctcatgtccctggagcagtaaatcatgtagcggacgccctatccagaaatatcggcgcgataatggacatggatgtagatcattttgatgacccaagtcgaactcatgacccaactttgaatgattccatacgcgcagcgcaacaaacagataacttctgtcaacccatcctatactatctgcagagtggcgaccccaattccttgccaacgctacctgtacccttaactgactttgatctcaacgacggcatcctcgtcaggaatacatacatcacaactaaatacggtccgcatagggaagttacacaaatcgtcgtaccagaaagcctagtctctatgatcttgcataacatacattcttcccctcatgcaggccatcctggaaaaagtagagctttgatgcaagcccgtttgttatattattggccacgtatgcggctcgacatcattgattacatcaataactgccacacttgtgcagaaaattatggatccattactcagcaagtccccatcaaaagctatcccatacctttcgagccatgggataccattgctattgacctattgaaattaccacaaactactgaaggccacaactacctattggttgccattgatcatttcagtcgtttctcggttctagttcccatagtggacaagcaagcaactactgtggctaaagctctcattgatgaagtcttttgtaaatataacacccctaaagtcctcctctcagataatggcacagaatttaacaataaaatcttggaggcaatctgcagggaataccaagttgataaggtaaataccatggcttatcatccagcttccaatggcatggtcgagcgacacaatcgcaaaatcattcagacacttcgctctctggtcggtgatgtctcagtaacttggcacgaatggatgcctcaggtaatggcttctcttaactcatctctccataaatcaataggtgacacacctcactatgtcatttttggccaggaccatcgattgccgtactcattcctcctcaaagaggacacacccatctataattttgatgactacgttcgagtcagagggacagacttccagaagatctataaacgggttacctccaacatcgaggatagcaaggctgccatgaatgcgtcacaatggaaatcagcaaccgacaaattattggtcaTAGGGGACATTGCCTATTTAAAAAATCAGGAACCCAAAAACAAACTAgcacctcgctttgagggaccataCCGCGTACTGGCCTACGACAAGGGGAATAAGGTCAAGATCCGCCACCTGATTACCTTGGAAACAAAGCTTGCACACCTAGACCACCTAAAACGCActaaccgaccttcttcctcaacctgtgaggCGTCGACCCCTGCGGCTGACGACCCTCTAACGACACCGACAAATACTCCAGGCCCAGCTGAGGTGGACGctaccaacgactacaggaagaaactaagatcatacacatctgcaaactgatgcatttgtacggagaaccatcttcatcccttagtgtcccttctcttctctcacacctttttttttttaccttatccatccactaaccactttctattctctcacccagttgcgatgctactcccttgcctatgtgtcttgggaggtgttctcctggtcctccccacaaatgccacgaagcagccctcatatgaacaacacctacgtgtgggggcaatcgtggagccagacggccccgtgatggtggtggaggacgtggtcgatgtccgcattaccctatgcgattttcaaaagctggagcgactccatataccccagttccggcgccagatccggcaagcggaagcggttctccagcagacatcggacacagttcataaactaaaccatccactcacgctgacatatttctctactctcatgctatctttcctaaatatccaacaatcatttgatagtctgctagaatggaacaatttttcaacttaccttaaaacaccagtagcccacgccaggtccaagcgtggtctcatcgacattggtgggagattgttaaaaggcctcattggtacagctacagaagccgatgttgctgaagttcacgatcagttagacaaatggggtactattttgaataaccaggccattgttctcagttcccaaaacaaagctattgagacggttgTTAGGACTCGAAAAGTTATCATAgaccgcctcaacaacttcacatccctcataacccagcttcagcaggaccaacaccagtacttattggctcaccatttggctttaatggcagcaaacctcagagttgtctacc is part of the Eriocheir sinensis breed Jianghai 21 chromosome 25, ASM2467909v1, whole genome shotgun sequence genome and harbors:
- the LOC127003597 gene encoding uncharacterized protein LOC127003597, whose product is MTLTLLNLHLILPEHPHLQSCREGLLLLVFRHPRHPLTPGSPDAITTRAGRLKRLHPLVLPEPLPPSVTPQDFSQLQASCASLAAIRQKASSGHVDKARNGSSFQYLYRNGHLYRKCLTSPLSNKNYFPKLPSTSLDPCLHQLRKNLLSAPFP